A window of Ruania suaedae contains these coding sequences:
- the argS gene encoding arginine--tRNA ligase, with translation MSESPAPADAVPSLSQQLTDAVGAAITAAYPEQAGADPLIRPSDHADLQANAALALAKKVGANPREVGTRVSEQIPAGSAVGTVEISGPGFLNLTLSDDALWAQVEARRASDRLGVPATQAGVRTVIDYSGPNIAKEMHVGHIRSTVIGDALTRVLGFLGSEVIKQNHLGDWGTQFGMLIQYITDHPEQPWRHSELPAADDATASPVSALDILYKAARKTFDADPEFADRARARVVALQAGDEETLAVWREIVAESQFYFDQVYARLGILLRAEDSRGESSYNDQLDAVASELEQAGIAVTSDGALVVLSEDVTGPDDQPAALMVRKRDGGYGYDTTDLATLKYRISELEADRILYLVDARQSLHFRLLFEAGRRAGWLTEGVDARHISFGSILGPDGKPFKTRSGETVRLMDLLDMAVAAAATVVREGAEAKGSELDEAALTEIAEQAGIGAVKYADLSGSRTKDYVFDPERMTAFHGNTGVYLQYAHTRMVSILRRASAQGLEIPDGVPSALSDLALEPAERALVLAIDGLGDVLAAVAEDLEPHRLTTYLYELARAFTDFYEACPVLPSSGSVRERRLALVDLTRRTLAQGLDLLGIAAPERM, from the coding sequence GTGTCTGAGTCTCCTGCCCCCGCCGACGCCGTCCCCTCGCTCTCCCAGCAGCTCACCGACGCCGTGGGCGCGGCCATCACGGCCGCCTACCCGGAGCAGGCCGGCGCCGACCCGCTGATCCGCCCGAGCGACCACGCCGACCTGCAGGCCAACGCCGCGCTCGCGCTGGCGAAGAAGGTCGGGGCAAACCCGCGCGAGGTGGGGACCAGGGTGAGCGAGCAGATCCCGGCAGGCTCCGCCGTCGGGACGGTGGAGATCTCCGGGCCGGGCTTCCTCAACCTGACCCTCTCCGATGACGCGCTCTGGGCCCAGGTGGAGGCTCGACGCGCCTCCGATCGCCTCGGCGTGCCGGCCACGCAGGCCGGGGTGCGCACGGTGATCGACTACTCCGGGCCGAACATCGCCAAGGAGATGCACGTCGGGCACATCCGCTCCACGGTGATCGGCGACGCGCTGACCCGGGTGCTCGGCTTCCTCGGCTCGGAGGTCATCAAGCAGAACCACCTCGGTGACTGGGGCACGCAGTTCGGGATGCTCATCCAGTACATCACCGACCACCCCGAGCAGCCGTGGCGCCACAGCGAGCTGCCCGCCGCCGACGACGCCACCGCCTCCCCCGTCTCGGCCCTCGACATCCTCTACAAGGCGGCCCGGAAGACCTTCGACGCTGATCCGGAGTTCGCCGATCGCGCCCGCGCGCGCGTGGTCGCGCTGCAGGCCGGGGACGAGGAGACGCTGGCGGTCTGGCGCGAGATCGTGGCCGAGTCCCAGTTCTACTTCGACCAGGTCTACGCCCGGCTCGGGATCCTGCTGCGCGCCGAGGACTCCCGCGGTGAGTCCTCCTACAACGACCAGCTGGACGCGGTGGCGTCCGAGCTGGAGCAGGCGGGGATCGCCGTCACCTCCGACGGCGCCCTGGTCGTGCTCTCCGAGGACGTCACGGGCCCCGACGATCAGCCTGCCGCGCTGATGGTGCGCAAGCGCGACGGCGGCTACGGCTACGACACCACCGACCTGGCCACCCTGAAGTACCGGATCAGTGAGCTCGAGGCGGACCGGATCCTCTATCTGGTCGACGCCCGGCAGAGCCTGCACTTCCGGCTACTGTTCGAGGCCGGCCGCCGCGCCGGCTGGCTGACCGAGGGCGTGGACGCCCGGCACATCTCCTTCGGCTCGATCCTGGGCCCGGACGGCAAGCCGTTCAAGACCCGCTCGGGCGAGACGGTGCGGCTGATGGACCTGCTGGACATGGCCGTGGCGGCGGCCGCGACGGTGGTCCGCGAGGGTGCCGAGGCCAAGGGCAGCGAGCTCGACGAGGCGGCGCTGACCGAGATCGCCGAGCAGGCCGGCATCGGTGCCGTGAAGTACGCCGACCTGTCCGGGTCCCGCACCAAGGACTACGTCTTCGACCCGGAGCGGATGACCGCCTTCCACGGCAACACCGGGGTGTACCTGCAGTACGCGCACACCCGGATGGTCTCGATCCTGCGCCGCGCCAGCGCCCAGGGCCTCGAGATTCCCGACGGCGTCCCCTCCGCCCTCAGCGACCTCGCCCTGGAGCCGGCCGAGCGCGCCCTGGTGCTCGCGATCGACGGGCTGGGCGATGTGCTCGCCGCCGTGGCCGAGGACCTCGAGCCGCACCGGCTGACGACCTACCTGTACGAGTTGGCGCGGGCGTTCACGGACTTCTACGAGGCGTGCCCGGTGCTGCCGTCTTCAGGGTCGGTGCGCGAGCGCCGGCTGGCGCTGGTGGATCTGACCCGCCGCACCCTCGCCCAGGGCCTGGACCTGCTGGGGATCGCGGCACCGGAGCGGATGTGA
- a CDS encoding rhomboid family intramembrane serine protease codes for MTLIGLCVLAFLASYLVPGLRSDFWLVPAFASEEPWRLITSAFLHAGWLHLLFNMYALWIVGPFLEQMLGRWRFAALYLVSALGGSVAVVLLTSPENAGIPTVGASGAVFGLFAAIAVVLRRTGRDARQILVVIAINVVLTFTIAAISWQAHLGGLVIGAALGTLFAYLPKERRSVGAVLGVAGMTLLLGVLTVALLA; via the coding sequence ATGACGCTCATCGGCCTGTGCGTGCTGGCGTTCCTCGCCTCGTATCTCGTGCCCGGGCTGCGCTCGGACTTCTGGCTGGTGCCGGCGTTCGCCTCGGAGGAGCCGTGGCGCCTGATCACCTCGGCGTTCCTGCACGCCGGCTGGCTGCACCTGTTGTTCAACATGTACGCGCTGTGGATCGTCGGGCCCTTCCTCGAGCAGATGCTCGGACGGTGGCGATTCGCAGCGCTCTATCTCGTCAGCGCTCTCGGCGGCTCGGTGGCCGTGGTGCTGCTGACCTCACCCGAGAACGCGGGCATCCCGACCGTCGGCGCCTCCGGTGCGGTGTTCGGGCTCTTCGCCGCGATCGCGGTGGTGCTTCGCCGTACCGGCCGGGATGCGCGTCAGATCCTCGTGGTGATCGCGATCAACGTCGTGCTGACCTTCACCATCGCCGCGATCTCCTGGCAGGCGCACCTGGGTGGGCTGGTCATCGGTGCGGCCCTGGGAACGCTGTTCGCCTATCTGCCCAAGGAGCGCCGGTCGGTCGGCGCCGTGCTGGGCGTGGCCGGGATGACGCTGCTGCTCGGCGTGCTCACCGTCGCGCTGCTGGCGTAG
- a CDS encoding sulfatase-like hydrolase/transferase — translation MASSTPPNIVVLMTDQQRAGCTAAEGGPDTMPRLDAQLAGGVRFERAYTSAPACVPARTSLLTGRFPSAHRVRQNSTAEHAYYSQDLLQMLRAAGYSLHFSGKPHMHPGPEDFDTFHGPFLHDGGPDRSGEHAAFDTWLRELDHAVAAEPTPFGVQSQLPSRIVDGAIEAIEAKQPDPYFLWVSIPEPHNPYQVPEPYFSLFDEADVPERLVGPEVLDRMGWRFRWLHRLIEDKRPGFDDQWRRYRANYLGMLRLIDDQIGRLLDHLEQRPGGLENTIVIFLSDHGDFTGDYGLQRKGAGVPEALMRIPLAIAGPDVQAQHRSELVSIVDLLPTLAEWIGAPLPAGVQGRSLTPLLRGEEAPPSEFATMYGEHGYGGVSYGEDDRPPLHFSYDGATFDELNSVTQSGEMRMVVDGRYKLVTDDTGEVALYDLSDDPAETHDLSTDPGHREVRERLLLQLVQWMLRVADDLPEGDYRPRTRAHNWRWA, via the coding sequence ATGGCATCGAGCACACCCCCGAACATCGTCGTCCTGATGACCGATCAGCAGCGTGCCGGCTGCACGGCTGCCGAGGGCGGCCCGGACACGATGCCTCGGCTCGATGCGCAGCTGGCCGGCGGCGTCCGCTTCGAGCGGGCCTACACCAGCGCCCCCGCCTGCGTGCCGGCGCGCACCAGCCTGCTCACCGGCCGGTTCCCCTCCGCGCACCGGGTCCGCCAGAACAGCACCGCCGAGCACGCCTACTACAGCCAGGACCTGTTGCAGATGCTCAGAGCGGCCGGCTACTCACTGCACTTCAGCGGCAAGCCCCACATGCACCCCGGCCCCGAGGACTTCGACACCTTCCACGGCCCCTTCCTGCACGACGGCGGACCGGACCGGAGCGGAGAGCACGCCGCCTTCGATACCTGGTTGCGCGAGCTCGACCATGCGGTGGCCGCCGAGCCCACCCCCTTCGGTGTGCAGTCCCAGCTGCCGTCGCGGATCGTCGACGGCGCGATCGAGGCGATCGAGGCGAAGCAGCCCGACCCGTACTTCCTCTGGGTCTCCATCCCCGAGCCGCACAATCCCTACCAGGTGCCCGAGCCCTACTTCTCGCTCTTCGACGAAGCCGACGTGCCGGAGCGCCTGGTCGGGCCCGAGGTGCTGGACCGGATGGGATGGCGGTTCCGGTGGCTGCACCGCCTCATCGAGGACAAGCGCCCCGGCTTCGACGACCAGTGGCGCCGCTACCGCGCCAACTACCTGGGCATGCTGCGACTGATCGACGATCAGATCGGCCGGCTCCTGGACCACCTCGAGCAACGCCCGGGCGGGCTCGAGAACACCATCGTGATCTTCCTGTCCGATCACGGTGATTTCACCGGCGACTACGGGCTGCAGCGCAAGGGGGCCGGCGTGCCCGAGGCACTGATGCGGATCCCGCTGGCGATCGCGGGACCGGACGTGCAGGCCCAGCACCGCAGCGAGCTGGTCTCCATCGTGGACCTGCTGCCCACCCTCGCCGAGTGGATCGGCGCCCCCCTCCCCGCCGGCGTGCAGGGGCGCTCGCTGACACCGCTGCTGCGGGGGGAGGAGGCGCCGCCGTCGGAGTTCGCCACCATGTACGGCGAGCACGGCTACGGCGGGGTGTCCTACGGCGAGGACGATCGCCCGCCGCTGCACTTCTCCTACGACGGCGCCACCTTCGACGAGCTCAACAGCGTCACCCAGAGCGGGGAGATGCGGATGGTGGTGGACGGTCGCTACAAGCTCGTCACCGATGACACCGGCGAGGTGGCGCTGTACGACCTGAGCGACGACCCGGCCGAGACCCACGACCTGAGCACCG
- a CDS encoding GntR family transcriptional regulator: MSSSQRAARRALRDEVYDALLELLVAGEWEPGTQLGIDALASRLDVSPTPIREALVQLESTGLVTRNALRGYKVAPPMDTGAIAELFDARVLLEVGALRHTPDGAWPELAQTLADSLAGQRRQAELVTGLSDVAGLRAYLAADRAFHDAILAATGNRYLQQMAGHIGIHGERLRQFVEQRHSDADLALAEHAAVLHAIDAGDREAAVAAMTAHLHGVRERTLRDAAGLS, translated from the coding sequence GTGAGCTCGTCCCAGCGAGCAGCACGTCGCGCCCTGCGCGACGAGGTCTACGACGCGCTGCTCGAACTGCTGGTCGCCGGCGAGTGGGAGCCGGGAACGCAGCTCGGCATCGACGCGCTCGCCTCCCGGCTGGACGTCTCCCCCACGCCGATCCGCGAGGCCCTGGTGCAGCTGGAGTCCACCGGTCTGGTGACCCGGAACGCGCTGCGCGGGTACAAGGTGGCGCCGCCCATGGACACCGGCGCGATCGCCGAACTCTTCGACGCACGGGTGCTGCTGGAGGTGGGCGCCCTGCGCCACACCCCCGACGGCGCCTGGCCCGAGCTGGCGCAGACGCTCGCGGACTCGCTGGCGGGCCAGCGCCGTCAGGCCGAGCTGGTGACGGGGCTCTCCGACGTCGCGGGCCTGCGCGCCTATCTCGCCGCGGACCGGGCGTTCCATGACGCGATCCTGGCCGCCACCGGCAACCGGTACCTGCAGCAGATGGCCGGGCACATCGGCATCCATGGTGAACGGCTGCGGCAGTTCGTCGAGCAGCGCCACAGCGACGCCGATCTCGCCCTCGCCGAGCACGCGGCAGTGCTGCATGCGATCGACGCGGGTGACCGGGAGGCGGCTGTGGCGGCCATGACGGCGCACCTGCACGGCGTGCGCGAGCGCACGTTGAGGGACGCTGCCGGTCTGTCCTGA
- a CDS encoding xylulokinase — MDVVIGVDASTTGTKAVAFGPDGTVHAITRTSIARRSPEPTWHEQDAQEWWDSTLEVLTGAAAELEAAGHTVRGLGLTAQRESFVCLDDAVRPIRPAMLWLDARAGAQVERFGDEDVHRISGKPPSTTPSFYKLAWLAEHEPATMQAARYVADVHGFLSHRLTGSLVTSSACADPMGLVDMATGDWADELLARVGLDRDRLPALTEPGTQIGGLLPEVAARTGLPAGLPVVAGAGDGQCGGLGSGVSRQGRAYLSLGTSVTLGAHAPDGAPHSWDYRLLGSPLGTGMTVEGYINSGALSVAWFRKAFAGAIPEDPAELEQLLDSTAPGAGGLRYLPYLSGSTTPYWDERARGTFIGFTESHGAGEFYRAVLEGLALEAKVLLDRLEVPAGRIEEITVIGGGSASDTWLSIIAGVLGRQLAIGVTTEATALGAAILAASAVGLVPGGVAAAAEAMVGVERRIQPDPALMEVYGPASASYAQLYPALKDWFRS, encoded by the coding sequence ATGGATGTGGTGATCGGCGTCGACGCCTCCACCACCGGGACCAAGGCCGTCGCGTTCGGTCCTGACGGCACGGTGCACGCGATCACGCGGACCTCGATCGCGCGTCGCTCCCCCGAGCCCACCTGGCACGAGCAGGACGCGCAGGAGTGGTGGGATTCCACTCTCGAGGTGCTCACCGGCGCCGCCGCCGAGCTCGAGGCGGCCGGGCACACGGTGCGCGGGCTCGGGCTGACTGCCCAGCGGGAGTCGTTCGTCTGCCTCGATGACGCCGTGCGGCCCATCCGGCCGGCGATGCTGTGGCTGGACGCCCGGGCGGGTGCGCAGGTCGAACGGTTCGGTGACGAGGACGTCCACCGCATCTCCGGCAAGCCACCCTCGACCACGCCGAGCTTCTACAAGCTGGCCTGGCTGGCCGAGCATGAACCCGCCACGATGCAGGCCGCGCGCTACGTCGCCGACGTGCACGGCTTCCTGAGCCACCGGCTCACCGGGAGTCTGGTCACCTCGAGCGCATGCGCCGACCCGATGGGCCTGGTGGACATGGCCACCGGGGACTGGGCCGACGAGTTGCTGGCACGGGTCGGCCTCGATCGCGACCGGCTCCCGGCCCTGACCGAGCCCGGCACGCAGATCGGGGGCCTGCTCCCGGAGGTCGCCGCCCGCACCGGGCTACCGGCAGGACTGCCCGTGGTCGCCGGCGCGGGGGACGGCCAGTGCGGTGGGCTCGGCTCCGGCGTCTCGCGCCAGGGCCGGGCCTACCTCAGCCTCGGCACCTCCGTCACGCTCGGTGCTCACGCTCCCGACGGCGCCCCGCACTCCTGGGACTACCGCCTCCTCGGCAGCCCGCTCGGCACCGGGATGACGGTGGAGGGCTACATCAACTCCGGCGCCCTCTCGGTGGCCTGGTTCCGGAAGGCATTCGCCGGCGCGATCCCGGAGGATCCCGCCGAGCTGGAACAGCTCCTGGACTCGACCGCCCCGGGCGCGGGCGGGCTGCGCTACCTGCCTTACCTGAGCGGGTCGACCACGCCGTACTGGGACGAGCGCGCCCGCGGGACGTTCATCGGCTTCACCGAGAGCCACGGCGCCGGCGAGTTCTACCGGGCCGTGCTGGAGGGCCTGGCGCTGGAGGCCAAGGTGCTGCTGGACCGGCTGGAGGTGCCGGCGGGGCGGATCGAGGAGATCACCGTGATCGGCGGCGGCTCGGCCTCCGACACCTGGCTCTCGATCATCGCCGGCGTCCTCGGCCGGCAGCTGGCCATCGGTGTCACCACCGAGGCGACGGCGCTGGGCGCCGCGATCCTGGCCGCGAGCGCCGTGGGCCTCGTCCCCGGGGGTGTGGCCGCAGCCGCCGAGGCGATGGTGGGGGTGGAGCGCCGGATCCAGCCGGACCCGGCCCTGATGGAGGTCTACGGGCCGGCGTCGGCGTCCTACGCCCAGCTGTACCCCGCGCTGAAGGACTGGTTCCGCAGCTGA
- a CDS encoding peptidylprolyl isomerase has translation MDAILHTSAGDITVELFPFHAPKTVKNFTELATGERTWTHPETGAESNDPLYNGTIFHRVIPNFMIQGGDPLGTGTGGPGYRFDDEIHPELTFAEPHVLAMANAGIQMGRGTNGSQFFITTAPTPWLRGKHTIFGKVKDQASAAVVDQINAVSTDPRNDRPVEDIVITSIEIID, from the coding sequence ATGGACGCGATTCTGCACACCTCCGCCGGCGACATCACCGTCGAGCTCTTCCCCTTCCACGCCCCGAAGACGGTGAAGAACTTCACCGAGCTCGCCACCGGCGAGCGGACCTGGACCCACCCCGAGACCGGGGCCGAGAGCAACGACCCCCTCTACAACGGGACGATCTTCCACCGGGTGATCCCGAACTTCATGATCCAGGGCGGGGACCCGCTGGGCACCGGGACCGGCGGCCCCGGCTACCGTTTCGACGACGAGATCCACCCGGAGCTGACGTTCGCCGAGCCGCACGTGCTCGCCATGGCCAACGCCGGTATCCAGATGGGCCGGGGCACCAACGGCTCGCAGTTCTTCATCACCACCGCCCCCACCCCGTGGCTGCGTGGGAAGCACACCATCTTCGGCAAGGTGAAGGACCAGGCCTCGGCCGCCGTCGTGGACCAGATCAACGCGGTCTCCACCGACCCCCGCAACGACCGCCCGGTGGAGGACATCGTGATCACCTCCATCGAGATCATCGACTGA